Proteins co-encoded in one Pocillopora verrucosa isolate sample1 chromosome 1, ASM3666991v2, whole genome shotgun sequence genomic window:
- the LOC131772565 gene encoding HEPACAM family member 2: MPSVLSEVPIIEKHPESCTVQLGKDCKLFCHVTGKNLKYRWYRRSRCLEGETSSVLHIRKAAMNDAGQYSCIISNDKESVITWATVDVISVISSPKVR, from the exons TTCCAATCATAGAAAAACACCCGGAATCCTGTACAGTTCAGTTGGGAAAAGACTGCAAGCTTTTCTGCCATGTTACTGGCAAGAATCTCAAGTATCGCTGGTACAGAAGATCTCGATGCCTGGAGGGGGAG ACCTCTTCAGTACTCCATATAAGGAAAGCCGCCATGAATGACGCTGGGCAGTACTCATGCATCATATCGAATGACAAGGAATCTGTGATCACCTGGGCAACCGTTGACGTCATTTCCGTTATTTCATCCCCTAAAGTTAGATAG